One Bacillus amyloliquefaciens DSM 7 = ATCC 23350 DNA window includes the following coding sequences:
- the der gene encoding ribosome biogenesis GTPase Der yields the protein MGKPVVAIVGRPNVGKSTIFNRIAGERISIVEDTPGVTRDRIYSSAEWLNYDFNLIDTGGIDIGDEPFLTQIRQQAEIAMDEADVIIFMVNGREGVTSADEEVAKILYRTKKPVVLAVNKLDNTEMRANIYDFYALGFGEPYPISGTHGLGLGDLLDACAEHFKNIPETKYNDDVVQFCLIGRPNVGKSSLVNAMLGEERVIVSNVAGTTRDAVDTAFTYNQQEFVIVDTAGMRKKGKVYETTEKYSVLRALKAIDRSDVVGVVLNAEEGILEQDKRIAGYAHEAGKAVVIIVNKWDAVDKDESTMKEFEQNIREHFQFLDYAPVLFMSALTTKRIHTLMPAIIKASENHSLRVQTNVLNDVIMDAVAMNPTPTHNGSRLKIYYATQVAVKPPSFVVFVNDPELMHFSYERFLENRIRDAFGFEGTPIKIFARARK from the coding sequence ATGGGTAAACCTGTCGTAGCCATTGTCGGAAGACCGAATGTGGGAAAATCCACAATCTTTAACCGGATTGCGGGTGAAAGAATTTCAATAGTAGAAGATACCCCCGGAGTGACGCGGGACCGGATATACAGTTCGGCGGAATGGCTGAATTATGATTTTAACCTGATTGACACGGGCGGAATTGATATCGGAGACGAACCGTTTCTGACACAGATCCGCCAGCAGGCTGAAATTGCCATGGACGAGGCTGATGTGATCATCTTTATGGTGAACGGCCGTGAAGGTGTGACGTCTGCGGATGAAGAAGTGGCAAAAATACTGTACCGGACGAAAAAACCGGTCGTATTAGCCGTTAATAAATTAGATAATACCGAAATGAGAGCGAACATCTATGATTTTTATGCGCTCGGCTTTGGAGAGCCGTACCCTATTTCGGGTACTCACGGTTTGGGATTAGGAGATTTGCTCGATGCATGTGCCGAGCATTTTAAAAACATTCCGGAAACAAAGTATAATGATGATGTCGTTCAATTCTGTCTGATCGGCCGCCCGAATGTCGGGAAATCCTCCCTTGTCAATGCGATGCTCGGAGAAGAGCGGGTTATCGTGAGCAACGTGGCGGGTACGACAAGAGACGCTGTGGATACGGCATTCACCTATAACCAGCAGGAATTCGTGATCGTCGACACGGCGGGAATGAGAAAAAAGGGAAAAGTATATGAAACAACAGAAAAATACAGCGTGCTTCGGGCGTTAAAAGCCATTGACCGCTCAGACGTCGTCGGCGTTGTGCTGAATGCAGAAGAAGGCATCCTCGAACAGGACAAGCGGATCGCCGGATACGCCCATGAAGCCGGAAAAGCCGTCGTCATTATCGTAAACAAATGGGATGCCGTTGATAAAGACGAAAGCACGATGAAAGAATTTGAACAGAATATACGCGAGCATTTCCAATTTCTCGATTATGCGCCGGTGCTGTTTATGTCGGCACTGACGACAAAGCGGATTCATACACTCATGCCTGCGATTATTAAAGCGAGTGAAAACCACTCTCTCCGCGTACAGACAAATGTCTTAAATGACGTCATCATGGATGCGGTCGCCATGAATCCGACTCCGACGCACAACGGCTCACGCCTGAAGATTTATTATGCGACTCAAGTCGCTGTTAAGCCACCGAGCTTCGTTGTTTTTGTCAATGATCCGGAACTGATGCATTTTTCTTATGAACGCTTTTTAGAAAACCGAATCCGGGATGCTTTCGGATTTGAAGGTACGCCAATTAAAATATTTGCAAGAGCAAGAAAATAA